CCAGGTGTGGCAGATCGTTTTCTGGATGCTGACCCCAAACAACGCGTCGTCTGGGCTGGCCCCAGCATGAGTGCTCGCTCCAGCATTACAGCTCGGCTGATGGAAACCTGGGCACACGGCCAGGAGATCTATGACACGCTTGGGGTCGAGCGGAAGAATGCTGACCGGATCAAGAACATCGCTGTCCTGGGCGTGAACACCTTTGGATGGACCCACATGGTCAACAAGCTGCCGGTGCCTGAAAACGTACCTTATGTGAAGCTGACGCTGCCGTCCGGCGAGCTGCTTGAGTTCAATGAACCGGACCCGGACAACATGGTTGAGGGGACAGCCACAGAGTTCTGCCAGGTGGTTACGCAGGTACGAAATATCGCAGACACCCAGATCAAGACGACCGGTGACGTTGCGGCGAAGTGGATGGCGATTGCCCAGTGCTTTGCTGGACAAGCAGAAACGCCGCCGGCTCCTGGGACCCGGCGGCGAATGGTTGCAGCGTAATGCGTAAGATCAGCTAGGCGGCTTTTGCCTTGGCTGATGGCTTACGGTTGCGGCGATTGCGCTGTGGCGGACGGCCAGTGCTCTTCTTGCCGCCACCATCCGTGCGCTTGCCAACTGGCTTGCGACGACGTGGTTTGCGCTGGGCAGGTTCGGGCTGTTGCAGCACCTGACGTTCTTCTTCCGGCACAACTTTACGCCCGCTGTCTGCGGGGCGATCCACCACATCAATCTTGCGTTTGATGAGCCGCTCAATGTCTCGCAGAAGGCCGCGCTCAGCACCGTCACACAATGCAATAGCTTGTCCGCTCTTGCCGGCACGGGCGGTTCGGCCGACGCGGTGCACATAGGCTTCAGCAACGTTGGGAAGTTCGAAGTTCACCACGTGTGAAACGTCATCCACGTCAATGCCGCGGGCAGCAATGTCCGTTGCCACCAACACATTCACTTTGCCTTTGCGGAATGCGTCGAGACTGCGCACGCGCTGGTTCTGGCTCTTGTTGCCGTGAATGGCGGCCGAGGCGAAACCATACATCTCAAGATGCTTGCACACTTTGTCCGCGCCACGCTTGGTGCGGGTGAAGACAATGGCCCGTTCCATATCGGGCGTTGCCAGATAGTCCACGAGCGCGGCACGCTTTTCTGCCGTCTTGAGCATGACCACTTTCTGGTCAATGCGATCGATCGGCTTGGAGTTGGGCGTGACCGTCACTTCGATCGGGTTATGCAAAAACACCTGCGCCAATGCACGGACCTGTTTCGGCATGGTCGCTGACAGCAGCATGGTCTGCCGCTTCTTGGGCAGATAACCCATGATGCGCTTGATCTGAGGCATGAAGCCCAGGTCGAACATCTGATCTGCTTCGTCGAGTACAACTTTGGTTGTCGCATCGAGGCGCAGGTTCTTGGAAGCCACGTGGTCAAGAAGACGGCCCGGCGTTGCCACCACAATGTCTACGCCCTTTGCCAGAGCTTTAATCTGCGGTGGAATTTTTGCGCCACCGACAATCACAGCCACTGAAGGCCGAGAGTGCTTGCCATAGGCACGAATGTTATCGCCAATCTGCGCTGCCAGCTCGCGCGTTGGCGCAAGGATCAGGGCTTTGCAGGTGCGGTGTTTTGCAGGCATTGGATCGCCACACAGGGCGTGGAGGATCGGTAGCACGAATGCAGCGGTCTTGCCGGTGCCGGTCTGTGCGATGCCCAGAATATCTGATCCATCCATCATGGATGGAATGACCTTGGCCTGAATTGGGGTAGGGGTCGTGTAGCCTTCGTCGGAAATGGCACGAAGGATCGGCTCGGCGAGGCCGAGCGATGTAAAATCTGTCACTTAGGTACTTTCAAAATGAGTGCCCGCAGCCAGCCGGATAGTCCGAAATAGCGTCATGGCACGGGAACGTGTCGCGTGGCCTTTTTGATACTCAAAAGGCAACTATGAGGGTCGTCTGTTTGACCCTCATCTTGGGCACGCGGCGGACATTTGAATGTCCTGCCCGTACCGTTCGCGAACGCCAATGTCGGTTCCAAATCACTTGGAAGCTCAACAAGACCTGTGACATGACAGCTAAATAGAGCAATTACAAGGCATGCCACCTATGCGCAGGCGCCTGTTTGAGCACGCAGGCCCACTCAAAAACTTGACAAATCACGGGATCCCGAATGTATTGGCATAATTAATGCCATTAATAAGGTGGGTACTATGGGGAAGAAGATCGTTCTGGGGGTTGTGGCCGCAGCTATTGTTCTGGGCGGCCTTGCCTATCTCATGCGCGTGGACATCATTTTGTATCTTGCGACGAACACCGGCAAGATTGATGTCGCACCCCATCAGGAAATCAGCTGGAAATCAGCCGACCCGGAGCGGGCGAGCAAGGCTGCTGCGGGCGCGCCCAATATCGTCTTCATCCTGGCTGATGATCTGGGCATCAACGACATCTCCACCTATGGCGGCGGCATGAATGGTGGTGCCTTCAAGACACCTCACATTGATCGACTGGCAACTGAGGGCGCCAACTTCACTCAGGCTTACGCAGGGACGGGCACCTGTGCACCATCGCGCGCCATGCTCATGACCGGGCGTTATCCATCACGCACAGGCTTTGAGTTCACTCCCACGCCGGATGGAATGGCCGATGTCGTCGGAATAGTTTCCGCAAGCATGGATAGTGGCTTGCCAGACGCCTACGTGCCCGACAGATCCGGCACGCCAGAACTCACTTACCAGGAAAAGGGCCTGCCAGGGTCTGAACTGACGGTTGCAGAAGTCCTCCAGGAGGCCGGATACCACACCGTCCATATCGGCAAGTGGCACCTGGGGCGCGGTGAAGAATTCGACGCCACGTCTCAGGGCTTCGATGAAAGCCTGTTGATGGCCAGCGGTCTGTTCCTGCCTGAGGATGATCCCAATGTGGTCAATGCCAAGCTTGATTTTGACCCCATCGACAAATTCCTGTGGGCCCGCATGCAATATGCCGCGAGCTACAACGGCAGCGAATGGTTTGAGCCGGGTGGCTACCTGACAGACTACTGGACCCAGGAAGCTCAGAAGGTTATCCGCGCCAACAAGGATAATCCGTTCTTCCTGTATCTCGCCCATTGGGGCATCCACACACCGCTGCAGGCCACCAAGGAAGACTACGAAGCTGTAGGTGACATCCAGCCCCATCGCGCACGGGTGTATGCGGCCATGATGCGCGCGGTCGACCGCAGCGTCGGTGATATCATTCAGACGCTGGAAGAAGAGGGGATTGCCGACAACACGATTATCGTCTTTTCCAGCGACAATGGCGGTGCCGGGTATATCGGCATTCCGGACGTCAATGCACCGTATCGCGGCTGGAAGATCACTCTGTTTGAAGGCGGCATCCGTGTGCCAATGCTCATGCGCTGGCCGAACCGGATTCCCGCCGGGACTGAAATCGAGTCACCCGTCGCCCACATTGATGTGATGCCGACACTTGTCGCTGCAGGCGAGGGCACAATCCCTGACACCATCGAGATTGATGGCAAGGACCTGCTGCCGCTGGCAACCGGTACGTCTACGGAAGATCCGCACGAAGCCATTTTCTGGACCAGCGGCTACTACCGCGTTGTGCGTGCAGGTGATTGGAAGCTGCAGGTATCAGAACGACCGAACAAGGCGTGGCTGTTCAATCTTGCCAGCGATCCGACCGAGCAGACCAACGTGGCTGAGGCCAATCCTGATGTGGTCAGCAGACTGACGGCCTTGCTGGATGCGCATAGCGCCGGTTCACGTCCGCCGCTCTATCCACATCAGGCAGAGTTCCCGGTTGCTGTCGACAAGACACGGGCCGAGCGGTTTGAAGACGGGGATGAGGTCATCTACTGGCCGAACTGATCGACTGCTATCCGTCCCGGATAACCCGAAAGCCGATGTGGTTGGTTGAAAAATCAACCTCCGACGGCTGTCGGGCCTCGGGACGGTAGCGACGGCAGAAATTGTCCGCGCACAGGTATGACCCGCCTTTGATGGTCTGCGTTCCGTCCGCATAGGGTGTGTCGGTGAGTTCCCACACATTGCCGATCATGTCGTAGACGCCATTTTGATCGGCTGGGAAACAGCCAACGGGCGACGCTCCGGAGAACCCGTCCTCGGCCTGGTCAAAGAAGGGAAAGACCCCTTGCCACGTATTGGCGCGTGGCTTGCCGGTTTCATCATATGCGCCGGATGTCGTTACATTCTGGTCGGGCAGGCCGCTGGACGCTGCAAACTCCCACTCTTCTTCCGTGGGTAGTCGGGCACCGGCCCATTTTGCATAGGCTTGCGCGTCCGCGAGAGACACATGAACAACCGGGTGATTGTCCAGACCTTCTATGGATGAATCTGGACCGTTAGGTTTCTGCCACGTTGCACCGGGTATCAGCCGCCATGGATTGCCAGTCATGCTTCCATCCACGATCCGCTCAAACACCGCAGACCCTGCACCGGTCCGCCCGGCGGCGATGTCACGTTCAGCAGTTGTTTCATAGTTCGTCGCGTCAACGAATGCCGCAAACTGCGCGTTGGTGACCTCGTGCGTTTGAATGTCAAATCCCACAACGTGCAGACGAAGACCCAGTTTTTCCTCCGGGTAGACAGCGTTCCTGCCTTTGATAAATGAGCCCGAGGGAATTGATGCAAAGCTGCCAATGCGATCTGTCGTCAGGCCGCACGAGGCCGCGTTGGTCGCCGTTGGGCCGTTACCTTCAGCTGACGTCGCTGTGCGCTCATCGCATGCTGCAAGCGCACCAATCAGTGACAGGAGGATGACGAAACGCATTTACGCTGCCACCAGTTTCTCAACACTGAACCGAATTGCCTTTTCAGCCTGCTTGGCAGTGAGTTCCTGATCCTGCCGCAACCGCCTCCATGCATTGAAGCCTGTGAGCATCTCCAGCGCCGCAAAAAGCGTTTTGTCAGACTTGATGTGGCTGGGGAGAACGCCGGCCAGACCTTCGCGCTCCATGGTCAGGAAACGCTGGTAGTCCTGCATCAGATATTCGGACCTGAAACGACGCAGCCCTGCGCATGTCTTGATGGGCATGATGCGCTCGTAAACATTCACACGCCGATCAATCATCTCAGAAAGGCGCCCCTGCCAGGTAGATGCCGTGAAAGGCTGACTAACGATGGGAAGAATTTCTGCTTCCATCTGGGCAGACATTTCCCGGTAGAGGCTGTCTACATCGTCGAAGTGTCGGAACACGGTTCGAATGCCGACCTTTGCCTCCTCGGCGAGGGTTGCCGCGCTTGGATCCATCTCGCCGCCCCGGATGACCGAGAACATAGCCGCTACAATTTTTGCGCGGCTTCGCTCACTGCGCTGCCGGCGTCCATCACCTTGCCCAGCCACTTCAGTGGAGGCTGGTTCTGTAGATTTGGATACAGCGTTGGAGTGTGACTTTGGCGCCATTGGTGGGAACCGCTCTATTAAGCAAAATGATAAGCTACCAACCTAGGAATTGGCATAATGCACGTCAATACATGACGCAAATTCCCAGAGTTTGGGCTATGCGTGACTGCGCTCATCATCGGTTATGCCAAAGAAGATAGCGTAGAGGGCGGGGACGATGATGAGCGTCAGGAGTGTCGCGAAGCTGAGGCCAAAGACCAGAACCACCGCCATCGCCGCAAAGAACGGGTCCATGAAGAGCGGCAGAACACCAAGCACTGTCGTCAAAGACCCCATCATGACCGGCCGCACGCGGCTGGCCGCACTGTCGATAACAGCATCATGTCGAGGTTTGCCCTCACGTATCTCCAGGTCCATCTGGTCCACGAGCACAATGGCATTCTTGATCAAGAGCCCCGACAGGGACAACACACCGAGGATGGCCATGAACTCCATGGCGCTGTTGGTGACCAGCAAACCAATCACCACACCGATGATAGACAGCGGTACAACGAGCCAGATGAGGAGCGGCTGACGGATCGCGTTGAAGAGGATGATGACAGTCAGGACCATGGCTGCAAGGCCGATAGGCAACGTCGATGCAAGATTGCCGTTGGCTTCCGTGCTGTCCCCATACTCGCCGCGCCACGTCAACGTGTATCCCGGTGGCAAGGCAATGGCCTCGATTTGTCCGCGGATACGGTCAAAGGCGACAGACGCCAATTCAGAGGGCAGGGGGTCTGCCTGTGCTTTGATTGTCCACACACGATCAAGACGGCGGAGCTGCGCATCTCGCCAAATGGAATTCACACCCTCCACGACTTCGATGAGTGGAACCGTGTTGCCAGTTGTCGCGCTTGGAATCTGAATACCCGGCAGACCGGAAACGCCGGTGCGTTCCGCTTCGGGCGCGCGCGCGATGATGGGGATCAGTTCATCTCCTTCACGATATACGCCAATGTCGCGTCCTGAGTAATTGGACCTCAGTGCTGCGGCCAGATCCTCTCGGGAGACACCCAGCCGGCGACCGCTGGTTTCGGAGTAAATCGGTTCGAGGACAGACACAGGCTGGCGCCAGTCTTCCTTTATGGAAATGAGGTTGCCGTCTTGCGCAAATATATCTGTGGCCTCACCGGCAAGACGGCGCAGCACAACTGGGTCAGGGCCTGAAAACTCCGCCTGAATGGCCGACCCGCCGCCTGGACCAAGCTTGAAGCGCCAGACTTTTCCCTGGGCATCGGGGTAGTTGTTGTCCACGTAGGATTGAATGTCGGGGATCAAAGTTTCAATCAGCGAGTAGTCCGAGACCCGGACGAGCAACTGTCCATAGGCGCTGTTGTAGGACTCCGGCGGATACACAAGCATGTAGCGAAGACCGCCCTGACCGACATAGGTCGTAACGCTCTCGACACCGTCCAGTTGCGCCACCGCCTGCTCCAGTCGGCGCATGTCAGCGTCTGTACGATCAATGTCCGTGCCTTCGGTCAGCCAGTAATCGACAACTAGCTGAGGCGTCGTCGAGCTTGGGAAAAAGCCGGACTTTGTGAACTGAAATGCCCAGACAGACACAACGAACATTCCAATGGCTATGCCAACAACTCCCCAACGTGCGGCCAGCACGCGCCGCATGAAGCTCTTGTAGGTCCGCGAAAACTTGCCTTCCGGTGGCGTGTGTCCGGCTGCAGCGGTGTTCTCTTTGAACAGAAGGTCTGCCAGCAAGGGCACTGCGGTAATGGCAAAGACCCAGCTGTAGAGCAGGGAGATCAGCACCACCCAGAACAAGTGGCCGGTATATTCTGCTGTGCTACCCGGCGCGAAGCCGATGGGGGCAAAAGCAATGATGCCGACAATGGTGCCGCCCAGAAGCGGCCACCAGGTGCGGGTCACAATATCCTTGGCAACTTCGAGTTTCTTGCGCCCTTGCTGCACACCAACAAGGATACCCTCAGTAACAACAATGGCGTTGTCCACCAGCATGCCCAGTGCAATGATCAATGCGCCCAATGAGATGCGGTGCATGGGAATATCAACCAGATACATGGTGCCAAGTGTGGCGGCGATCGTCAGCAGCAGGACGGCGCCGATCACGACAGCCGATTTGAGGCCCATGAAAATAAGCAGCGTGATCAAAACGATGACCAGAGCCATGACCACGTTGACCACAAAGTCCTGCACCGCCTTCTCGACGATAGTGCCCTGATGATAGTACTGATGAATCTCCACGCCGATCGGACGACGGGATTCCTCTGCCGCAAAGGCTGCATCTATGCCCTTGGCCATTTTCACGACATTTGCGCCGGTCACATTTGAAATGCCAAGGCCCAACGCAGGCTGACCGTTGTGACGCAGGATAAACGTCTGCGGGTCTTTCAGCTCACGTCGAACCGTTGCGATGTCACGCAGATAGACCACGCCGGATGTGTCCGAACCGCTGGATGAACTTGTTGAAACGATGACGTTTTCAATTGCCGCGACGGAGTCGATATCTCCCGTAGGAAGAATGTTCAGGCGTAGATCGCCAACACGCACACTGCCTGCCGAGACAACAGAGTTCTGCTTGGCAAGATCGTTGTAAACCTGATCAACCGAGACGCCGAGGGCCGCAGCGCGGTCTCTGGAAATCTCCACATAAATGGCCTCAGACTGAACCCCGGTGATCGCTACTTTTGCAACGTCATCCACTGCCAGAAGATCCGCACGCAGACCTTTTACATACTCATGTAGTTCCTTGGCCGTGTAGCCTTCGCCGGT
The Pyruvatibacter sp. HU-CL02332 genome window above contains:
- a CDS encoding TIGR03084 family metal-binding protein: MFDQPNDFRGESDALYELIKDLPEERLLEPTQFKGWTIRDVIGHLHIWNEAADMSLNDETAFNAFFERVGEFVATGGLRGFENAELEGVSGRDLVKRWHDFYPGVADRFLDADPKQRVVWAGPSMSARSSITARLMETWAHGQEIYDTLGVERKNADRIKNIAVLGVNTFGWTHMVNKLPVPENVPYVKLTLPSGELLEFNEPDPDNMVEGTATEFCQVVTQVRNIADTQIKTTGDVAAKWMAIAQCFAGQAETPPAPGTRRRMVAA
- a CDS encoding sulfatase, whose product is MGKKIVLGVVAAAIVLGGLAYLMRVDIILYLATNTGKIDVAPHQEISWKSADPERASKAAAGAPNIVFILADDLGINDISTYGGGMNGGAFKTPHIDRLATEGANFTQAYAGTGTCAPSRAMLMTGRYPSRTGFEFTPTPDGMADVVGIVSASMDSGLPDAYVPDRSGTPELTYQEKGLPGSELTVAEVLQEAGYHTVHIGKWHLGRGEEFDATSQGFDESLLMASGLFLPEDDPNVVNAKLDFDPIDKFLWARMQYAASYNGSEWFEPGGYLTDYWTQEAQKVIRANKDNPFFLYLAHWGIHTPLQATKEDYEAVGDIQPHRARVYAAMMRAVDRSVGDIIQTLEEEGIADNTIIVFSSDNGGAGYIGIPDVNAPYRGWKITLFEGGIRVPMLMRWPNRIPAGTEIESPVAHIDVMPTLVAAGEGTIPDTIEIDGKDLLPLATGTSTEDPHEAIFWTSGYYRVVRAGDWKLQVSERPNKAWLFNLASDPTEQTNVAEANPDVVSRLTALLDAHSAGSRPPLYPHQAEFPVAVDKTRAERFEDGDEVIYWPN
- a CDS encoding SUMF1/EgtB/PvdO family nonheme iron enzyme codes for the protein MRFVILLSLIGALAACDERTATSAEGNGPTATNAASCGLTTDRIGSFASIPSGSFIKGRNAVYPEEKLGLRLHVVGFDIQTHEVTNAQFAAFVDATNYETTAERDIAAGRTGAGSAVFERIVDGSMTGNPWRLIPGATWQKPNGPDSSIEGLDNHPVVHVSLADAQAYAKWAGARLPTEEEWEFAASSGLPDQNVTTSGAYDETGKPRANTWQGVFPFFDQAEDGFSGASPVGCFPADQNGVYDMIGNVWELTDTPYADGTQTIKGGSYLCADNFCRRYRPEARQPSEVDFSTNHIGFRVIRDG
- a CDS encoding DEAD/DEAH box helicase, with translation MTDFTSLGLAEPILRAISDEGYTTPTPIQAKVIPSMMDGSDILGIAQTGTGKTAAFVLPILHALCGDPMPAKHRTCKALILAPTRELAAQIGDNIRAYGKHSRPSVAVIVGGAKIPPQIKALAKGVDIVVATPGRLLDHVASKNLRLDATTKVVLDEADQMFDLGFMPQIKRIMGYLPKKRQTMLLSATMPKQVRALAQVFLHNPIEVTVTPNSKPIDRIDQKVVMLKTAEKRAALVDYLATPDMERAIVFTRTKRGADKVCKHLEMYGFASAAIHGNKSQNQRVRSLDAFRKGKVNVLVATDIAARGIDVDDVSHVVNFELPNVAEAYVHRVGRTARAGKSGQAIALCDGAERGLLRDIERLIKRKIDVVDRPADSGRKVVPEEERQVLQQPEPAQRKPRRRKPVGKRTDGGGKKSTGRPPQRNRRNRKPSAKAKAA
- a CDS encoding efflux RND transporter permease subunit; the encoded protein is MHPAEFAIKNRLISVIIILIALFGGWTAYENMPRFEDPEFTIRQAVVVTQYPGATPEEVANEVTEPLESAIQQLQEVDEITSESSFGVSRITVEIKFEFSPSKEDLQIIWGKLRNKVDDAVGSLPPGALAPLTNDDFGDVYGLYYFVTGEGYTAKELHEYVKGLRADLLAVDDVAKVAITGVQSEAIYVEISRDRAAALGVSVDQVYNDLAKQNSVVSAGSVRVGDLRLNILPTGDIDSVAAIENVIVSTSSSSGSDTSGVVYLRDIATVRRELKDPQTFILRHNGQPALGLGISNVTGANVVKMAKGIDAAFAAEESRRPIGVEIHQYYHQGTIVEKAVQDFVVNVVMALVIVLITLLIFMGLKSAVVIGAVLLLTIAATLGTMYLVDIPMHRISLGALIIALGMLVDNAIVVTEGILVGVQQGRKKLEVAKDIVTRTWWPLLGGTIVGIIAFAPIGFAPGSTAEYTGHLFWVVLISLLYSWVFAITAVPLLADLLFKENTAAAGHTPPEGKFSRTYKSFMRRVLAARWGVVGIAIGMFVVSVWAFQFTKSGFFPSSTTPQLVVDYWLTEGTDIDRTDADMRRLEQAVAQLDGVESVTTYVGQGGLRYMLVYPPESYNSAYGQLLVRVSDYSLIETLIPDIQSYVDNNYPDAQGKVWRFKLGPGGGSAIQAEFSGPDPVVLRRLAGEATDIFAQDGNLISIKEDWRQPVSVLEPIYSETSGRRLGVSREDLAAALRSNYSGRDIGVYREGDELIPIIARAPEAERTGVSGLPGIQIPSATTGNTVPLIEVVEGVNSIWRDAQLRRLDRVWTIKAQADPLPSELASVAFDRIRGQIEAIALPPGYTLTWRGEYGDSTEANGNLASTLPIGLAAMVLTVIILFNAIRQPLLIWLVVPLSIIGVVIGLLVTNSAMEFMAILGVLSLSGLLIKNAIVLVDQMDLEIREGKPRHDAVIDSAASRVRPVMMGSLTTVLGVLPLFMDPFFAAMAVVLVFGLSFATLLTLIIVPALYAIFFGITDDERSHA
- a CDS encoding TetR/AcrR family transcriptional regulator — translated: MFSVIRGGEMDPSAATLAEEAKVGIRTVFRHFDDVDSLYREMSAQMEAEILPIVSQPFTASTWQGRLSEMIDRRVNVYERIMPIKTCAGLRRFRSEYLMQDYQRFLTMEREGLAGVLPSHIKSDKTLFAALEMLTGFNAWRRLRQDQELTAKQAEKAIRFSVEKLVAA